One genomic window of Arachis stenosperma cultivar V10309 chromosome 10, arast.V10309.gnm1.PFL2, whole genome shotgun sequence includes the following:
- the LOC130957334 gene encoding uncharacterized protein LOC130957334 produces MDFEKARAERKLQLQELENIRLEAYVNSRLYKEKVKAVHDKNIKRREFQPGDLVLLYNSKMRLMPGKLRSRWDGSYRVEKAEPYGVFHLSHHSSSELIKVNGHRLKLFHGEKMAKNMELEIFLLEDPPTAED; encoded by the coding sequence atggaCTTTGAGAAAGCCAGAGCTGAACGGAAGTTACAACTGCAAGAATTAGAGAAtattcgcctagaagcttatgtaAACTCCAGGCTGTATAAAGAGAAGGTGAAAGCTGTGCATGATAAGAACATCAAGAGAAGAGAGTTCCAACCCGGGGacttagtcctcctttacaactccAAAATgcggctcatgccaggcaagctgAGATCCAGATGGGACGGTTCCTATCGAGTAGAGAAGGCGGAGCCATATGGAGTCTTTCACTTGAGCCATCAttcaagctctgaacttatAAAGGTCAATGGACATCGCTTGAAGTTATTTCATGGCGAAAAGATGGCGAAAAACATGGAGctagagatcttcctcttggaagatccaCCCACAGCAGAAGACTaa
- the LOC130957979 gene encoding E3 ubiquitin ligase BIG BROTHER-related-like has protein sequence MERDGGHKQTSHKTPYTQLEQVSSDFFLAIGLQEQNATIFTALAATLESEGSSSSLDNEQEDDDNADFFTSYEFETEDLQFLESEGSNYGDDEDMDDFDFDVDELTYEELIELEDFIGKQKRGLSANEVSSCLHSYTFDSVNERKNSGTDRCVICQIEYEEGEALVALRCGHPFHTDCISKWLQVRKVCPICSSEISAPEIVNKQEPFIV, from the coding sequence ATGGAACGTGACGGTGGCCATAAACAAACTTCTCACAAAACTCCGTACACTCAGCTTGAACAGGTTAGCTCTGATTTCTTTCTAGCAATTGGCCTGCAAGAGCAAAACGCAACAATATTCACAGCGCTAGCAGCGACACTGGAAAGCGAAGGATCCTCCTCGTCGCTTGATAATGAGCAGGAAGACGATGATAACGCTGATTTCTTCACGAGCTATGAGTTTGAAACGGAGGACCTTCAGTTTCTTGAAAGCGAAGGAAGCAACTACGGTGATGACGAAGACATGGATGACTTTGACTTCGACGTGGACGAATTGACATACGAAGAGTTAATTGAGTTGGAAGACTTTATAGGGAAGCAGAAGAGAGGGTTATCAGCAAATGAGGTTTCTTCGTGCTTGCATTCCTACACCTTCGATTCTGTTAACGAGAGGAAAAACAGTGGAACCGATCGGTGCGTGATTTGCCAGATTGAGTATGAAGAAGGTGAAGCGTTGGTGGCACTTCGTTGCGGACATCCTTTCCACACGGATTGCATAAGCAAGTGGCTTCAAGTAAGAAAGGTTTGCCCAATATGTAGCAGTGAAATTTCGGCTCCCGAGATTGTCAATAAACAAGAACCCTTCATTGTTTAG